In a genomic window of Amblyomma americanum isolate KBUSLIRL-KWMA chromosome 4, ASM5285725v1, whole genome shotgun sequence:
- the LOC144128103 gene encoding uncharacterized protein LOC144128103 isoform X1 — protein sequence MRRSTGAKTGLCSDAGQITDVGEQACPDLAPDDMVEEPKSDEVATAMVVPDMAEEAILDQVLIPTMATAETAEEMTEDELTPAVAAPEMADDRIPDEAAPSMEQSPQVRTASTQWKDQNNEHSYCQRGLGTLSNKQQLSAATLGEDDCLLYRVG from the exons ATGCGGAGATCGACTGGTGCCAAGACGGGGTTGTGCAGCGATGCTGGACAGATAACTGACGTTGGCGAGCAAGCGTGCCCAGATTTA GCACCCGATGACATGGTCGAGGAGCCAAAATCAGATGAAGTGGCAACTGCCATG GTAGTGCCCGACATGGCCGAGGAGGCAATTCTAGACCAAGTACTAATACCTACTATGGCAA CTGCTGAAACGGCCGAGGAGATGACGGAGGATGAATTGACACCTGCCGTG GCAGCACCAGAAATGGCTGATGACAGGATCCCAGATGAAGCAGCACCTTCCATG GAGCAATCTCCTCAAGTGAGAACTGCTTCAACTCAGTGGAAGGACCAGAACAATGAACATAGTTACTGCCAACGTGGTCTAGGCACATTGTCAAATAAACAGCAGCTATCTGCTGCAACGTTAGGAGAAGACGACTGTCTTTTATACAGGGTTGGGTAA
- the LOC144128103 gene encoding uncharacterized protein LOC144128103 isoform X2, with translation MSYSNRKSYGRNCAVYGCTNNQRKRNILGIIVCPQHSVSREECRCDMFALHRFLTSPALRQQWIAAVNRKNFDATEASRLCSRHFVEGKMEENAVPMLDMGYEKIVVFGRRRLVRRTHRNRRRCGDRLVPRRGCAAMLDR, from the exons ATGTCGTACTCTAATCGAAAATCATATGGCCGGAACTGCGCTGTCTACGGCTGCACTAACAACCAGCGCAAAAGAAACATTCTAGGCATCATCGTGTGCCCACAGCACAGCGTTTCGCGAGAGGAGTGTCGATGCGATATGTTTGCTTTGCATCGTTTCCTCACGTCGCCTGCACTGCGGCAGCAGTGGATCGCTGCCGTCAACAGGAAGAACTTTGACGCGACAGAAGCCTCCCGTTTGTGCTCGCGACACTTCGTCGAAGGAAAGATGGAGGAAAACGCTGTCCCCATGCTGGATATGGGCTACGAAAAGATA GTGGTTTTTGGACGCCGCCGCCTAGTCAGACGCACACACCGCAACCGAAGAAG ATGCGGAGATCGACTGGTGCCAAGACGGGGTTGTGCAGCGATGCTGGACAGATAA
- the LOC144128103 gene encoding uncharacterized protein LOC144128103 isoform X3, whose amino-acid sequence MRRSTGAKTGLCSDAGQITDVGEQACPDLVVPDMAEEAILDQVLIPTMATAETAEEMTEDELTPAVAAPEMADDRIPDEAAPSMEQSPQVRTASTQWKDQNNEHSYCQRGLGTLSNKQQLSAATLGEDDCLLYRVG is encoded by the exons ATGCGGAGATCGACTGGTGCCAAGACGGGGTTGTGCAGCGATGCTGGACAGATAACTGACGTTGGCGAGCAAGCGTGCCCAGATTTA GTAGTGCCCGACATGGCCGAGGAGGCAATTCTAGACCAAGTACTAATACCTACTATGGCAA CTGCTGAAACGGCCGAGGAGATGACGGAGGATGAATTGACACCTGCCGTG GCAGCACCAGAAATGGCTGATGACAGGATCCCAGATGAAGCAGCACCTTCCATG GAGCAATCTCCTCAAGTGAGAACTGCTTCAACTCAGTGGAAGGACCAGAACAATGAACATAGTTACTGCCAACGTGGTCTAGGCACATTGTCAAATAAACAGCAGCTATCTGCTGCAACGTTAGGAGAAGACGACTGTCTTTTATACAGGGTTGGGTAA